From one Sciurus carolinensis chromosome 9, mSciCar1.2, whole genome shotgun sequence genomic stretch:
- the Olig2 gene encoding oligodendrocyte transcription factor 2 — protein sequence MDSDASLVSSRPSSPEPDDLFLPARSKGSSGSGFTGGTVSSSTPSDCPPELSAELRGAMGAAGAHPGDKLGGSGFKSSSSSTSSSTSSAATSSTKKDKKQMTEPELQQLRLKINSRERKRMHDLNIAMDGLREVMPYAHGPSVRKLSKIATLLLARNYILMLTNSLEEMKRLVSEIYGGHHAGFHPSACGGLAHSAPLPAATAHPAAAAHAAHHPAVHHPILPPAAAAAAAAAAAAAVSSASLPGSGLSSVGSIRPPHGLLKSPSAATAAPLGGGGGGSGGSGGFQHWGGMPCPCSMCQVPPPHHHVSAMGAGSLPRLTSDAK from the coding sequence ATGGACTCGGACGCCAGCCTGGTGTCCAGTCGTCCGTCTTCTCCAGAGCCCGATGACCTTTTTCTGCCGGCCCGGAGCAAGGGCAGTAGCGGCAGCGGCTTCACAGGCGGCACCGTGTCCTCGTCCACGCCGAGCGACTGCCCGCCAGAGCTGAGCGCCGAGCTGCGCGGAGCCATGGGCGCGGCGGGCGCGCACCCCGGGGACAAGCTGGGCGGCAGTGGCTTCAAGTCCTCCTCGTCCAGCACTTCATCGTCCACGTCGTCAGCGGCTACGTCGTCCACCAAGAAGGACAAGAAACAGATGACTGAGCCGGAGCTGCAGCAGCTGCGTCTCAAGATCAACAGCCGCGAGCGCAAGCGCATGCACGACCTCAACATCGCCATGGACGGCCTGCGCGAGGTCATGCCGTACGCGCACGGCCCGTCGGTGCGCAAGCTCTCCAAGATCGCCACGTTGCTCCTGGCGCGCAACTACATCCTCATGCTTACCAACTCGTTAGAGGAGATGAAGCGACTGGTGAGCGAGATCTACGGAGGCCACCACGCCGGCTTCCATCCGTCGGCCTGCGGCGGTCTAGCACATTCGGCTCCGCTTCCCGCCGCCACCGCTCACCCGGCGGCCGCGGCTCACGCAGCGCACCATCCGGCAGTGCACCACCCCATTCTGCCCCCAGCCGCGGCCGCCGCAGCTgccgccgcggccgccgccgcgGTGTCCAGCGCCTCTCTGCCCGGCTCCGGGCTGTCATCGGTCGGCTCCATCCGGCCTCCGCATGGCTTACTCAAGTCTCCGTCGGCGGCCACAGCAGCCCCgctggggggcgggggcggcggcaGCGGAGGCAGCGGTGGCTTCCAGCACTGGGGAGGCATGCCCTGCCCCTGCAGCATGTGCCAGGTGCCACCGCCGCACCACCATGTGTCGGCTATGGGCGCCGGCAGCCTGCCGCGCCTCACCTCCGACGCCAAGTGA